A stretch of Aureispira sp. CCB-E DNA encodes these proteins:
- a CDS encoding choice-of-anchor V domain-containing protein, with translation MKLKFIYVLLCSAFALIVLQSRSGGAAANNLGDRTGSPLGGATCSQCHSGGSFSPTVSITVKDASQNTVTSYTPGQSYTLEFNVSAGMGSPSGYGIQAVAVSSAAGNVQAGTMGSATTSNTQITSHNNRSYIEHSGTSSSGNFIVNWTAPASGFGTVAIYSTGLVVNGNGGTSGDQTTSSVLVNLTEIVPTTISYSQSNYCIDGIDPTPTITGTTGGTFSATPTGLTINSSTGTIDLSASTAQTYTVSYDDGTGGTSTATVTINAADDAQFTYPATFACQNSALTVSPTANMSGGTWSSSNGLSINSSSGIITPSSSSVGSYVVTHTTNGVCPSTDTMTFNILAEDVAFFPFTDTTFCQGTGPNPILSVSGTTSGFYSASPSGVTFVSALTGEININTSSVGSYLLNYISNGSCPTTASANLTIALCSGIQTTTAQNSYEVFPNPNNGVFSIKSNHTAGMTDISIVDVLGKVVYTERSMLDANSIKTLNVSDLATGTYFVHLRQQDQQQTFKITVE, from the coding sequence ATGAAACTCAAATTTATTTACGTCTTGTTGTGTTCTGCTTTTGCTTTAATTGTTTTACAAAGTCGCTCGGGGGGAGCTGCTGCCAACAATTTAGGAGATCGAACAGGGTCTCCTTTAGGAGGGGCAACCTGTTCTCAATGCCATAGCGGAGGCTCTTTTTCTCCAACAGTATCTATTACCGTAAAAGATGCCAGTCAAAATACGGTCACTAGTTATACGCCTGGGCAAAGTTATACCCTAGAATTTAATGTCTCGGCAGGAATGGGTAGTCCTAGTGGATATGGAATACAAGCTGTTGCTGTTTCGAGCGCAGCAGGTAATGTTCAGGCAGGAACAATGGGTAGTGCAACCACTAGTAACACACAAATAACCTCTCATAATAATCGGTCTTATATCGAGCACTCTGGTACTAGCAGCAGCGGCAACTTTATAGTGAATTGGACGGCTCCTGCTTCGGGTTTTGGTACTGTAGCTATTTATAGCACTGGTCTTGTTGTCAATGGCAATGGCGGCACCTCTGGTGATCAGACAACAAGTTCTGTTTTAGTCAATTTGACAGAAATTGTTCCCACTACCATTAGCTACTCTCAAAGCAATTACTGCATTGATGGCATAGATCCTACACCAACCATCACAGGTACCACAGGAGGAACCTTTTCAGCAACACCAACAGGTTTAACTATTAACAGCTCTACAGGTACAATTGACCTAAGTGCTTCTACAGCGCAAACCTATACAGTGTCTTATGATGATGGTACTGGAGGCACTTCTACTGCTACAGTAACAATTAATGCAGCGGATGATGCTCAATTTACTTATCCAGCTACCTTTGCTTGTCAAAACTCTGCATTGACAGTATCACCAACTGCAAACATGTCTGGTGGGACTTGGAGTTCTAGCAATGGCTTATCAATCAACTCTAGTTCTGGAATTATAACTCCTAGCTCATCTTCTGTTGGTAGCTATGTCGTCACTCATACAACAAACGGCGTTTGCCCTAGTACAGACACAATGACGTTTAATATTTTAGCAGAGGATGTAGCCTTTTTCCCTTTCACGGATACTACCTTTTGCCAAGGAACTGGTCCCAATCCTATTTTAAGTGTTTCGGGAACTACTAGTGGTTTTTATTCGGCTTCTCCTTCTGGTGTTACCTTTGTTAGTGCCTTGACGGGGGAAATTAATATCAACACTTCCTCTGTTGGTTCTTATTTATTAAATTATATCAGCAATGGTTCTTGCCCTACAACAGCTAGTGCCAATTTGACCATCGCACTTTGCTCTGGCATCCAGACAACTACTGCTCAAAATAGTTATGAGGTATTTCCCAATCCTAATAATGGTGTTTTTTCCATCAAGAGTAACCATACAGCAGGAATGACCGATATTAGTATTGTAGATGTTTTAGGCAAAGTTGTTTATACGGAACGCAGTATGCTAGATGCCAATTCTATCAAAACATTAAATGTATCGGATTTGGCTACAGGTACTTACTTTGTGCATTTACGTCAACAAGATCAACAACAAACATTTAAAATTACAGTTGAATAA
- a CDS encoding T9SS type A sorting domain-containing protein yields the protein MYFNKILYFLILFTIYGISLQAQCPPNSPGFLSGTTVNMLVTDTTAAPVYTTVPSGLPNTEFILIQKDSLAADELGPVLLASTIDGRVVPADFGMSTCNELCLVPFSYDLVQLQTVVDSLINGDYVPGTSCCDAAGQFFVGLCDSLASYGIYSGADVTDLNDVIILMGIFAGTNNSSISLTGFIGTIQQINSFASLFGNCAGNNTEICFAVSNTAAAMDCYRVALPNSASFVDIMQDTVKIAPNASIILSGTYLPNSSMDTLNWFITNNNSSLMVDSQTGEVTAGATMDTAWVVAQAIRGCASDTAVVIVDPALSTSDLNFAAITLQTHPNPFSKQLEVSFFAKEGDYKVQVIAATGQVAYEETHYLSTGNQRLVISSNTIPKGYYFLKITGRTSQGTKAIIKH from the coding sequence ATGTACTTTAACAAAATACTTTATTTTCTAATTCTATTTACCATTTATGGCATCAGTTTACAAGCTCAATGCCCTCCTAACAGTCCTGGATTTTTAAGCGGCACCACGGTCAATATGCTTGTTACAGATACCACGGCAGCACCTGTTTACACAACAGTACCTAGTGGTCTACCCAATACAGAATTCATTCTTATTCAAAAAGATAGTTTAGCAGCAGACGAGCTAGGTCCTGTACTTCTAGCATCGACGATAGATGGTCGTGTCGTTCCTGCTGATTTTGGAATGAGCACTTGTAACGAACTCTGTTTAGTGCCCTTTTCCTATGATTTAGTCCAACTCCAAACGGTTGTCGATTCGCTAATCAATGGAGATTATGTTCCTGGTACTAGCTGTTGCGATGCAGCAGGGCAATTCTTTGTTGGTTTGTGCGATTCTTTGGCATCCTATGGTATTTATAGTGGCGCAGATGTGACAGACCTTAATGATGTTATTATTTTAATGGGTATTTTTGCAGGCACCAACAATAGTTCTATTTCTTTAACAGGATTCATTGGCACCATTCAACAAATCAATTCTTTTGCCAGTTTATTTGGAAATTGCGCTGGTAATAATACGGAAATTTGTTTTGCTGTTTCTAATACAGCAGCAGCAATGGACTGCTATAGAGTTGCCCTCCCTAACTCGGCAAGCTTTGTAGACATTATGCAGGACACAGTGAAGATAGCCCCTAATGCTAGTATTATTTTATCAGGAACTTATCTTCCCAATAGTTCGATGGATACATTGAATTGGTTTATTACTAATAATAATTCTAGCCTTATGGTTGACTCCCAAACGGGTGAAGTTACTGCTGGAGCAACAATGGATACGGCATGGGTTGTTGCCCAAGCCATTCGAGGCTGTGCTTCTGATACAGCTGTAGTAATCGTAGACCCTGCTTTAAGTACATCTGACTTAAATTTTGCAGCAATAACATTACAAACCCATCCCAATCCTTTCTCTAAGCAATTAGAAGTTTCTTTCTTTGCAAAAGAAGGAGATTATAAGGTACAGGTAATCGCTGCAACTGGTCAGGTAGCTTATGAAGAAACGCACTACCTATCTACAGGCAATCAACGACTTGTCATTAGCAGCAACACCATCCCTAAAGGCTATTACTTTTTAAAAATTACAGGTAGAACAAGTCAAGGCACCAAAGCTATTATAAAACATTAA
- a CDS encoding cytochrome c peroxidase → MMYRLIIVLVGMLLLMQYSCRVDKNDIPSPRMLVPILPTVPFEYANINYPSHIQQAISSLDNTPTSNPITNHGATLGRVLFYDKALSENNQISCSSCHKASEGFADARAKSEGFLNGVTRRNSMSILNIRFYKRGKMFWDERANTLEEQVLLPIQDHIEMGMDLDSLVNRLEQTTYYAQLFEKAFGSSVITTERIAKSLAQFIRTLVTYESKFDKVIEGSATFSAQEQQGQTIYNTFGSQQGCVSCHGGDLIDQASYNLQIGQIPSFVNDEDRNDLGIYEATQMPSDSFRFKVSSLRNIEQTAPYMHDGSVDNLTDLFHSSHHNFGMTAAEVDALVAFLKTLTDHEIIKKEKFLDPFVEQ, encoded by the coding sequence ATGATGTATCGATTAATTATAGTATTGGTAGGAATGCTTTTATTAATGCAATATTCTTGCCGAGTAGATAAAAATGACATTCCTTCACCCAGAATGCTTGTGCCAATATTGCCTACCGTTCCTTTTGAGTATGCTAACATTAATTATCCAAGTCATATACAACAGGCAATTAGTAGCTTAGACAATACACCTACTTCTAACCCCATTACAAATCATGGGGCGACTTTAGGGCGAGTATTATTTTATGATAAGGCATTATCTGAAAACAATCAAATTTCTTGTTCTAGTTGCCACAAAGCATCGGAAGGTTTTGCAGATGCTCGTGCTAAAAGTGAGGGTTTTTTAAATGGCGTAACTAGACGAAATTCGATGTCTATCTTAAATATACGTTTTTATAAACGTGGGAAAATGTTTTGGGATGAGCGAGCTAACACATTAGAGGAACAAGTTTTATTGCCCATTCAAGATCATATAGAAATGGGAATGGATTTAGATTCACTAGTAAATCGTTTAGAGCAAACCACTTATTACGCTCAATTATTTGAAAAGGCATTTGGGTCTAGTGTTATTACAACAGAGCGGATTGCAAAAAGCTTAGCACAGTTTATACGGACATTGGTTACTTATGAATCAAAATTTGATAAAGTAATAGAAGGAAGTGCTACTTTTTCGGCACAAGAGCAACAAGGACAGACGATTTATAATACCTTTGGCTCGCAACAAGGTTGTGTAAGTTGTCATGGAGGAGATCTTATAGATCAAGCCTCTTACAACCTACAGATAGGACAAATACCTAGTTTTGTCAATGATGAAGATAGAAATGATTTGGGAATTTATGAGGCAACTCAAATGCCTTCAGATTCCTTTAGGTTCAAAGTGTCAAGTTTAAGGAATATAGAACAAACTGCCCCTTATATGCATGATGGAAGTGTTGATAATTTGACAGATCTTTTTCATAGTAGTCATCATAACTTTGGTATGACTGCCGCTGAAGTAGATGCTTTGGTTGCATTTTTGAAAACCTTGACAGATCATGAGATTATAAAAAAGGAGAAATTTTTAGATCCGTTTGTTGAACAATAA
- a CDS encoding T9SS type A sorting domain-containing protein — translation MKSLLSILLLLISATSIQAQLWATEITPYIIPLPPPNSESELKGYDIQETNDGNYVFAGNHRFGVSSNYTYTPMLVKIDATTGNVLWQQAYEQFNGGYMQEVSVIEKPNGNLLMAGLNYNEIFLVETDAAGDTVQTTTYLSACALVNNVDCNLHTVRLRSTTDGNYIIGVGATGGLIGIPNPINELFKISPNHTIIWRKNYDRCYLLDFQPTSDGGYVFSGGSASNQAILFKVDANGDSLWQQPYTNIPVYDLHSVKETPDGGFVVVGYISGFAGNNPYVYKLDATGTTEAWSLILGPEQGKAHHVTVDPTGNCVVTGTKQVSHGGMLGVMLPAAFASKISPSGTVLQDQIFDDLIDNSSRAIRYTSDGNFVIAGSHGNSMGDQDLGYVVKTGYTLNTINVAGNNNQVSVFPNPFEQQTTIKVAKGNNQIMELEVYDALGRSVKVDYSTNNNQIVLSRGSLTAGVYWFSLRGDGQLIETGKLMIQ, via the coding sequence ATGAAGTCATTATTAAGTATACTATTACTGTTAATTAGTGCAACAAGTATTCAAGCTCAATTATGGGCAACCGAAATTACCCCCTATATTATACCGTTACCGCCACCCAATTCAGAATCCGAATTAAAAGGATATGACATTCAAGAAACCAATGATGGAAACTATGTGTTTGCGGGCAACCACAGGTTTGGTGTTTCTTCGAATTATACTTATACACCTATGTTGGTTAAAATTGATGCTACCACTGGAAATGTTCTATGGCAACAAGCATATGAGCAATTTAATGGAGGGTATATGCAAGAAGTCTCTGTCATAGAAAAACCTAATGGCAATTTGTTGATGGCAGGTCTTAATTATAATGAAATATTTTTAGTAGAAACAGATGCAGCAGGCGATACGGTTCAAACGACAACTTATCTATCTGCGTGTGCTTTGGTGAACAATGTAGATTGTAATTTACACACGGTTCGTTTGCGTTCTACGACCGATGGAAATTATATTATTGGCGTTGGGGCAACTGGTGGCTTAATTGGCATCCCTAATCCAATTAATGAGTTGTTTAAAATAAGCCCTAATCACACGATTATTTGGCGAAAGAACTACGATAGATGTTACTTGCTAGACTTTCAGCCAACTAGTGATGGAGGGTATGTTTTTTCAGGAGGTTCTGCGTCGAACCAAGCTATTTTGTTTAAAGTAGATGCTAATGGTGATAGCCTTTGGCAGCAGCCTTATACCAATATACCAGTGTATGATTTGCATAGTGTCAAAGAAACTCCTGATGGAGGATTTGTGGTTGTAGGTTATATTTCGGGTTTTGCAGGAAACAATCCTTATGTTTACAAATTAGATGCGACAGGAACAACAGAGGCATGGAGTTTAATATTAGGACCAGAACAAGGAAAAGCACATCATGTTACAGTTGATCCTACTGGAAATTGTGTGGTTACAGGAACAAAACAAGTAAGTCATGGAGGAATGTTGGGTGTCATGTTGCCAGCAGCTTTTGCCAGCAAAATAAGCCCAAGCGGTACGGTATTACAAGATCAAATTTTTGATGATTTAATTGATAATAGTAGTCGAGCAATACGTTACACAAGCGATGGTAACTTTGTAATAGCAGGGAGTCATGGAAACTCTATGGGAGATCAAGACTTAGGGTATGTTGTTAAAACAGGATATACACTAAACACAATCAATGTTGCAGGAAACAATAATCAAGTCAGTGTTTTTCCCAATCCCTTTGAGCAGCAAACAACAATAAAAGTAGCAAAAGGAAACAATCAAATAATGGAATTAGAGGTATACGATGCTTTGGGGCGTTCTGTTAAGGTTGATTACTCTACAAATAACAATCAAATAGTTCTTTCAAGAGGAAGTTTGACAGCAGGTGTTTATTGGTTTAGCTTGAGAGGAGATGGTCAGCTGATTGAAACAGGCAAATTAATGATTCAATAG
- the prfA gene encoding peptide chain release factor 1 → MIDKLRALKDKFQLLEEQLSDPEVTSDMNRFMKINKEYKDLKPLVEAHDSYKAMLDGIAECKEIIAEGGDPDFVEMAKEDLKEWEDKKGPFEEELKMMLIPKDPEDEKNVTIEIRAGAGGDEAAIFAGDMLRVYERFIDKQGWKREYIASNESESGGFSKVILEVTGDNVYGMLKYESGTHRVQRIPKTESQGRVHTSAVTVAVMPIFEMEDVEINKADLSWDTFRASGAGGQHVNKTESAVRVTHKPSGVVVECQDGRSQLKNREIALQKLYAKLYELQQQEHEDSISALRNTLIVSGDRSSKIRTYNYSQNRVTDHRINFTKYNLSEVMDGALDEFIEAIQVTYNMEKLKASEEV, encoded by the coding sequence ATGATTGATAAGTTAAGAGCCTTAAAAGATAAGTTCCAATTACTCGAAGAACAACTTTCTGATCCAGAAGTGACTTCAGATATGAATCGCTTTATGAAAATTAATAAAGAGTATAAGGATTTAAAACCTTTGGTAGAGGCACACGATTCATATAAAGCAATGCTAGATGGTATTGCCGAATGCAAAGAAATCATAGCAGAAGGGGGAGATCCTGATTTTGTCGAAATGGCTAAGGAAGACTTAAAAGAATGGGAAGACAAAAAAGGTCCCTTCGAGGAGGAGTTGAAAATGATGTTAATTCCTAAGGATCCAGAGGATGAGAAAAACGTTACCATCGAGATTCGCGCCGGGGCAGGAGGTGATGAAGCTGCTATCTTTGCGGGAGATATGTTGCGTGTTTATGAACGTTTTATTGATAAACAAGGATGGAAAAGAGAATACATTGCTTCTAATGAAAGTGAATCGGGGGGCTTTAGTAAAGTTATTTTAGAGGTAACTGGAGATAATGTATATGGAATGTTGAAGTATGAATCTGGAACACACCGAGTGCAACGAATTCCCAAAACAGAGTCACAAGGACGTGTGCATACATCAGCTGTAACTGTTGCTGTCATGCCAATTTTTGAAATGGAAGATGTAGAAATTAACAAAGCTGATCTGTCTTGGGATACCTTTCGCGCAAGTGGTGCAGGAGGACAGCACGTTAACAAAACTGAATCGGCAGTACGTGTAACACACAAACCAAGCGGTGTTGTTGTTGAGTGTCAAGATGGGCGTTCTCAATTAAAAAATAGAGAAATTGCCCTTCAAAAACTATATGCAAAATTATATGAGTTGCAGCAACAAGAACATGAAGATAGTATCTCTGCTTTGAGAAATACGCTGATTGTTTCGGGAGATCGTTCCTCTAAAATTCGCACGTATAATTATTCTCAAAATAGAGTAACAGATCATCGAATTAACTTTACTAAATACAACCTAAGTGAAGTAATGGATGGTGCTTTGGATGAATTTATAGAAGCCATCCAAGTAACTTACAATATGGAAAAATTAAAAGCATCGGAAGAGGTATAG
- a CDS encoding purine-nucleoside phosphorylase, with protein MYKKIQEAVAYLQSKSQKFEPQIGVILGTGLGAFRQEIEVVVEISYNEIPYFAESTVESHAGKLIFGYFQGIPIVAMAGRFHYYEGYSMEEVTFPVRVLKYLNIERLIISNAAGGVQAHLYPGDIVFIKDHINLHAQNPLRGKNDARLGVRFPDMLKTYDVALNQKAIAIAQKNNIRAFEGVYVGTQGPNLETPAEYNFFNIIGGDVVGMSTIPEVLVAKHMELPVFVVSVVSNRCFPIDEITETTVEEVIEVVQQTESKLTLILKELLAEL; from the coding sequence ATGTACAAAAAAATACAAGAAGCAGTTGCCTACCTTCAATCAAAATCACAAAAATTTGAGCCTCAAATAGGTGTTATTTTAGGAACAGGATTGGGAGCATTTCGTCAAGAAATAGAAGTAGTGGTCGAAATTTCGTATAATGAAATTCCTTACTTTGCGGAATCTACTGTAGAAAGTCATGCAGGGAAATTAATCTTTGGTTATTTTCAAGGGATTCCTATCGTAGCAATGGCTGGTCGTTTTCATTATTACGAAGGATACAGCATGGAGGAAGTTACGTTTCCTGTTCGTGTATTGAAGTACTTAAATATCGAACGATTAATTATATCCAATGCGGCAGGAGGAGTACAAGCGCATCTTTATCCAGGAGACATTGTCTTTATCAAAGATCATATCAATTTGCATGCTCAAAACCCACTAAGAGGAAAAAATGATGCTCGATTGGGCGTTCGATTTCCAGATATGTTAAAGACCTATGATGTTGCCTTAAATCAAAAGGCAATTGCTATTGCTCAAAAGAATAATATTCGAGCGTTTGAAGGAGTTTATGTGGGAACCCAAGGTCCTAACCTAGAAACGCCAGCAGAATATAACTTCTTTAATATTATAGGTGGTGATGTAGTTGGAATGTCTACTATTCCTGAAGTATTAGTTGCTAAGCACATGGAATTACCCGTATTTGTTGTTTCTGTGGTTTCTAATCGTTGTTTTCCAATTGACGAAATTACGGAAACAACAGTAGAAGAAGTTATCGAAGTGGTGCAACAAACAGAATCTAAATTGACCTTGATTCTTAAAGAGCTTTTAGCAGAACTTTAG
- a CDS encoding T9SS type A sorting domain-containing protein, whose protein sequence is MNYLKIYFSFFIILFLGSEIQASHAAAADLSYTCMGNNRYQITLRMYRDCSGIALAPNLNIDVAGSGTCNGFSQTITLSLASVSEVPVACSAFAGQSTCNGGFVPGYEENTYTGVLDLSAAPAGCTWTISYTSCCRNTTITNLANPSTQSLYIETTLLDGSITCNSSPSFANIPIFVVCDSLAQSVSNSIIDPDGDSVVYSLVAPLTAANTPIGYNPGFTPTNPLNTLSGVNFNTQSGQLNFIPTTNQVVVMDIFVEEYRAGILIGHTRRTMQVVVMSCNNNSLSLDNVARVRNGIVQSQGTSTVFDACPGEDLHFQLSLSDADTIDSLSISSNYSSIFQAYPNATINLSYPIAGNQNNALLDVIIPAVQNNVFSIAFSDNACPIANFQSFSFSILPPNNCAQITGRIAIDSNNNCFVSPLESAYTDVMVAISKGNFTTYVTPNPNGTYSAAVDTGIYTVNVMPIHPYWSSCNTNVTANLGTYNSSAIINFPMQPTTLCPYMYVDIAAPVLVHCASNYYTVEYCNHGTIDASNVYIEVTLDSLFVIDSTQIPIASQIGFTYTFNIGNVPVNTCNNFRIYGILDPACDTSNRARTHCASANIYPDSSCLPWMGPNLEVEARCANDSVAFRVRNTGNQNMVAPQSYWVIEDDIIFHSSPGITLPSGGATPWENFEATGATFRLQIPQVQGHPWNVQASATVEGCSTTSAPNPNPISTGFVNIFTLNDGSPYYSIDCQPNVGSWDPNDKQAFPVGYSAPHYIEDNIELEYRIRFQNTGTYFATNVVILDTLSPHLDPTSILPSVSSHTYTWRLLKNNVVEFRFNNIMLPDSSTNFAASHGFVDFRIRQKPNNPIGTVIYNQAAIFFDQNPAVITNQTFHTIGQDFIVFTNIDKVLVPQVKVHVYPNPFEQYTTLKIESETEYQTITLEVFDAMGRSIVKKHSQNDSQIILERRNLQQGIYFYRLEANGLLLNSGKLIVR, encoded by the coding sequence ATGAACTACCTCAAAATATACTTTTCTTTCTTCATCATCCTGTTTTTAGGCTCTGAAATACAAGCATCTCATGCTGCCGCTGCCGATCTAAGTTATACCTGTATGGGTAACAATCGTTATCAAATTACCCTTCGAATGTACCGAGACTGTAGTGGTATCGCTTTAGCACCTAATCTAAATATCGATGTTGCTGGTAGTGGAACCTGTAATGGTTTTTCGCAAACGATAACCTTAAGCTTGGCATCTGTTAGTGAGGTTCCCGTTGCTTGTTCTGCATTTGCAGGACAAAGCACTTGTAATGGAGGTTTTGTGCCAGGCTATGAAGAAAATACTTATACAGGGGTTTTGGATCTCTCTGCTGCCCCTGCAGGATGTACTTGGACCATTAGCTACACTAGTTGCTGTCGAAATACAACTATTACCAACCTAGCGAACCCTTCTACTCAAAGCTTATACATAGAAACAACCTTACTCGATGGTAGTATCACGTGTAATAGCTCTCCCTCTTTTGCCAATATTCCTATCTTTGTTGTTTGTGATAGTTTGGCTCAGTCCGTCTCTAATTCTATTATTGACCCAGATGGAGATTCTGTTGTTTACTCTTTAGTTGCTCCACTAACCGCAGCCAATACCCCTATTGGTTACAATCCAGGATTTACGCCTACCAATCCATTAAACACACTTTCAGGAGTGAATTTTAATACACAAAGTGGGCAGCTAAACTTTATTCCTACTACGAATCAAGTTGTTGTCATGGATATCTTTGTAGAGGAATACAGAGCTGGTATTTTAATTGGTCATACAAGGCGTACCATGCAAGTCGTTGTTATGTCATGTAATAACAATAGTTTGTCCTTAGACAATGTTGCTAGGGTTAGAAATGGCATTGTACAATCTCAGGGAACCTCTACGGTCTTTGATGCTTGCCCAGGAGAAGACTTGCACTTTCAGTTAAGCTTATCTGATGCTGACACGATAGACTCTCTAAGTATTTCTAGTAACTATTCAAGTATATTTCAAGCTTATCCTAACGCAACAATTAACTTGAGCTATCCTATTGCAGGAAACCAAAACAATGCTTTATTAGATGTTATTATTCCTGCGGTTCAAAACAATGTATTTTCTATTGCTTTTTCAGATAATGCATGCCCTATTGCTAATTTTCAGAGTTTTAGTTTTTCGATATTGCCCCCCAATAATTGTGCACAAATCACAGGTCGTATTGCCATCGACTCCAATAACAACTGCTTTGTCTCTCCGCTTGAATCAGCCTACACTGATGTTATGGTTGCCATTAGCAAGGGTAATTTTACTACTTATGTCACACCCAATCCAAATGGAACCTACTCTGCGGCTGTAGATACGGGTATTTATACAGTCAATGTGATGCCCATACACCCTTATTGGTCATCTTGTAACACCAATGTTACCGCCAATCTAGGCACCTATAATAGTTCTGCCATTATTAATTTCCCAATGCAACCAACAACTCTATGTCCTTACATGTATGTCGATATAGCGGCTCCTGTTTTGGTGCATTGTGCGAGCAATTATTACACCGTAGAATATTGCAACCACGGGACAATAGACGCTTCTAATGTGTATATAGAGGTTACTTTAGATTCTTTGTTTGTTATTGATAGTACTCAGATTCCCATCGCAAGTCAAATAGGTTTTACCTATACATTTAACATTGGAAATGTACCAGTTAATACTTGCAATAATTTCAGAATTTATGGCATTCTAGATCCTGCTTGCGATACCAGTAATAGAGCAAGGACACACTGTGCTTCTGCCAATATTTATCCCGATAGTTCTTGTTTGCCATGGATGGGACCTAATTTGGAGGTAGAAGCTCGTTGCGCAAACGACTCTGTTGCGTTTCGTGTTAGAAATACGGGCAATCAAAACATGGTTGCTCCTCAAAGTTATTGGGTTATAGAAGACGATATTATTTTTCACAGCAGCCCAGGCATTACCTTACCATCTGGAGGCGCTACACCTTGGGAAAATTTTGAGGCGACAGGAGCAACCTTTAGATTGCAAATACCTCAAGTGCAAGGGCACCCTTGGAATGTTCAAGCGTCAGCAACGGTAGAAGGTTGCTCAACAACTAGTGCTCCTAACCCCAATCCTATTAGTACTGGTTTTGTTAACATTTTTACACTAAACGATGGTTCTCCTTATTATTCAATTGACTGTCAGCCCAATGTTGGTTCGTGGGACCCTAATGACAAACAAGCTTTTCCAGTAGGCTATAGTGCTCCACACTATATTGAAGATAATATAGAGCTTGAATATAGAATTCGCTTCCAAAATACAGGGACTTACTTTGCGACCAATGTCGTTATTTTGGACACATTATCGCCTCATTTAGATCCAACGAGTATCTTGCCTAGTGTATCTAGTCATACTTATACTTGGCGCTTATTGAAGAACAATGTCGTTGAATTTCGTTTTAATAATATCATGCTACCAGATAGCTCAACAAATTTTGCAGCTTCACATGGTTTTGTAGACTTTAGAATTCGACAAAAACCCAATAACCCAATTGGAACAGTGATCTATAATCAAGCTGCTATCTTTTTTGATCAAAATCCTGCGGTTATTACCAATCAAACATTCCATACTATTGGTCAAGACTTTATTGTATTTACGAATATTGATAAGGTTTTAGTACCTCAAGTAAAAGTCCATGTTTACCCTAATCCCTTTGAACAGTATACAACCTTAAAAATCGAAAGTGAAACAGAATATCAAACAATTACCCTAGAGGTATTTGATGCAATGGGCAGAAGTATTGTAAAGAAACATAGTCAAAATGATTCACAGATTATCTTAGAGCGGAGAAACCTACAACAAGGAATCTATTTTTATCGCTTAGAAGCAAATGGCTTATTGCTCAATTCTGGGAAATTGATTGTACGATAG
- a CDS encoding diacylglycerol kinase, with translation MIKFIQQRIASFKWAIKGLKDLFSNHPNAQVHLLATVLVIPIAFFLQITLIEWALIILCIALVTAMEAMNSALEYLADKISPEHDELIGKSKDIAAGAVLLSAIGAALVGALILGPKLYALF, from the coding sequence ATGATAAAGTTTATACAACAACGAATTGCTAGTTTCAAATGGGCTATAAAAGGCTTAAAAGATTTGTTCTCCAATCACCCTAATGCACAAGTGCATTTACTAGCGACCGTCCTAGTTATTCCAATAGCTTTTTTTCTTCAAATTACATTGATAGAATGGGCTTTAATAATACTCTGTATTGCGCTCGTAACGGCTATGGAAGCCATGAATTCTGCCTTAGAATATCTAGCCGATAAGATTTCACCTGAACACGATGAGTTGATAGGAAAGTCCAAAGACATTGCTGCGGGCGCAGTGCTTTTGTCTGCGATAGGGGCAGCTTTGGTGGGAGCGCTTATCTTGGGTCCCAAACTCTATGCTTTATTCTAA